The following coding sequences lie in one Polluticoccus soli genomic window:
- a CDS encoding glucose 1-dehydrogenase yields the protein MSDKKQTDIKIARKKEFQHHLDQPAIRSYYKGTGKLKGKVAIITGGDSGIGRSVAVHYAREGADVAIVYLKSDDDARETQQMVEKEGQQCLLFKGDISDEGFCKEVVAMTHKELSRLDILVNNAGTHEDDEDLRNIETSQLVRTFEVNIFSFFYFTQAALEVMKADSIIINTTSVTAYRGSEHLIDYASTKGAIVSFTRSLAKNLAPKKIRVNGVAPGPVWTPLVVYSFDKEHLEKFGEDTPMGRAGYPCEIAPAYVYLASEDSSYMTGQILHINGGDVVGG from the coding sequence ATGTCCGACAAAAAGCAAACCGATATCAAAATAGCCCGCAAAAAAGAATTCCAACACCACCTGGATCAACCGGCTATAAGGAGCTATTACAAGGGAACCGGCAAGCTGAAAGGTAAAGTAGCCATCATTACCGGCGGCGACAGCGGTATAGGACGATCGGTTGCAGTGCACTATGCCCGGGAAGGTGCGGATGTTGCGATAGTGTATTTGAAAAGCGACGATGACGCAAGGGAAACCCAGCAAATGGTAGAAAAGGAGGGTCAGCAATGCCTTCTTTTCAAAGGGGATATAAGTGATGAAGGGTTTTGCAAAGAGGTAGTAGCGATGACCCATAAAGAACTGAGTCGATTGGATATTCTCGTAAACAATGCCGGTACGCATGAAGACGATGAGGATCTGAGAAACATAGAGACATCGCAGTTGGTGCGCACATTTGAAGTGAATATTTTTTCTTTCTTCTACTTTACCCAGGCGGCTCTTGAAGTGATGAAAGCCGATAGTATTATCATCAACACCACATCTGTCACGGCGTACCGCGGCAGCGAGCATCTTATCGACTATGCATCTACAAAAGGCGCTATAGTTTCATTTACCCGCTCACTGGCAAAAAATCTTGCGCCGAAAAAGATCCGCGTTAATGGTGTAGCCCCCGGTCCTGTATGGACGCCGCTTGTTGTATACAGTTTCGACAAAGAGCATCTCGAGAAGTTTGGAGAGGACACACCTATGGGTAGGGCAGGCTATCCTTGCGAGATCGCGCCGGCCTATGTCTACCTTGCTTCAGAAGACAGCTCTTACATGACAGGTCAAATCCTCCACATCAACGGTGGCGACGTGGTAGGTGGCTAA
- a CDS encoding sensor histidine kinase, which produces MKKKFRVIISAFAISFVIMAGLSIYSLKQFGALRDYSNQVDHTNRVITQLYRLESLLKELDIKERGYMLTHDSTYILEMLAASRHIQPILDNVKVLTRDNEVQKKTFVLLKSTIALRLSDIKDNLKYVDTTKNPGVSPYYFQGRERKLESINFIAEMLKREDKMLREKFQGKRYYQQIASNTLIYLLIVFGLVTQALFLLMVKELKIRLSAQDELQTKLADLSRSHAELEQIAFAASHDLQEPLRKIRIFSNRLLLLKDSNNPEMKDTVDRISASAERMQELIDDMVNLTSLIKEEGEKEEVDLNGTVKNVLLELDERIKNQKAVIHREVLPELYGYPRQFHILFKSLLDNSLKFTRDEVIPVIAIRADKTTGEELTHIHKDLAQKSFYRITISDNGIGFDNKFISKMFKIFQRLHTQQSEFEGKGIGLAICQRIMVNHEGYIIANGHPDVGATFKLFFPAS; this is translated from the coding sequence ATGAAAAAGAAGTTCAGGGTAATCATCAGTGCATTTGCTATATCATTCGTCATAATGGCCGGACTGTCAATCTATTCTTTAAAACAGTTTGGCGCACTTAGGGACTATTCCAACCAGGTAGATCATACAAACAGGGTTATCACGCAATTATACAGGCTGGAAAGCCTGCTTAAAGAGCTGGATATTAAGGAGCGGGGGTATATGCTTACGCACGACAGTACTTATATACTAGAGATGCTGGCGGCTTCGCGTCATATCCAACCCATCCTTGATAACGTCAAAGTGCTAACGCGCGATAATGAAGTGCAGAAAAAAACATTTGTACTCCTGAAGAGCACTATAGCATTGCGTTTGTCTGATATCAAGGACAACCTGAAATATGTCGATACGACCAAAAACCCGGGTGTATCGCCGTATTATTTCCAGGGAAGAGAGCGAAAACTGGAAAGTATCAATTTCATTGCGGAGATGCTGAAGCGTGAGGATAAGATGCTTCGGGAGAAATTTCAGGGCAAACGATATTACCAGCAAATTGCCAGCAATACACTCATCTATTTGTTGATAGTATTTGGTCTGGTAACACAAGCGCTGTTCCTGTTGATGGTGAAGGAACTAAAAATACGCTTGAGCGCACAGGATGAACTACAAACTAAACTAGCCGATCTGAGTCGTTCTCACGCCGAACTGGAACAGATCGCTTTTGCGGCATCGCACGATCTGCAGGAGCCGCTACGCAAGATCAGGATATTCAGTAACCGCTTGCTGCTACTTAAGGATAGTAATAACCCGGAGATGAAAGACACAGTGGACAGGATAAGCGCCTCAGCCGAGCGAATGCAGGAACTGATAGACGACATGGTGAACCTGACCAGCCTGATAAAGGAGGAAGGCGAAAAAGAAGAAGTGGACCTGAATGGGACGGTCAAAAACGTACTATTGGAGCTGGACGAGCGAATTAAAAACCAGAAAGCCGTGATACACCGGGAGGTATTACCTGAACTCTACGGTTATCCAAGACAGTTCCATATCCTGTTCAAATCGTTGCTCGATAATTCGCTGAAGTTTACACGTGACGAGGTAATACCGGTTATCGCCATCAGGGCCGATAAAACAACCGGTGAGGAGTTGACACATATTCATAAAGACCTCGCGCAGAAAAGCTTTTACCGCATTACTATATCCGACAATGGTATTGGGTTTGACAATAAGTTTATCTCCAAAATGTTCAAGATATTCCAGCGTCTGCACACACAGCAATCAGAATTTGAGGGCAAAGGTATAGGCCTGGCAATATGCCAGCGCATAATGGTAAACCACGAAGGGTATATCATAGCGAATGGACATCCCGATGTAGGCGCTACGTTTAAACTGTTTTTCCCCGCATCTTGA